In Anguilla rostrata isolate EN2019 chromosome 1, ASM1855537v3, whole genome shotgun sequence, a genomic segment contains:
- the LOC135241099 gene encoding sialoadhesin-like isoform X3 has translation MEPFAWVLLYGVCFQGAIFGVSWAWSVTVPREMEGMVGSCLVIPCRFSYSEYPPNDKGRVVWYQYVDRGYPLVCDPKNPNEVIEKFRGKTSLYGSPYEGDCSLKIDPLHWGHQEERVYPWVDPDYITYRYFKFYDKAVKIRVRDRVDKPEMQIIGIPKVGEQISVQCSAYHTCPATPPELSLIGFPETGQPRETQAQDVKWKTTLVQTWVIVEDQQTVSCRVRHPGGQEAQADITIQAECSVGEIITDPGPVEFLEGVVKNVTCSVFYTCSKQQPAIVWNYKDIPASSSTTKMAATKWKTVSSIMFIASMDDHGKTLTCTAEFPDGKRPMASIDLHVKRAMFSLGWSFSMPSQVTGLQGSCLVIPCHFEYSSTLPSDVSVMWYKYTQVHGEYPVVYSPARPGDVISDFSGKTSLYGSPSNRSCSLKINPVEMNHHRQRLYTWVDPKPISSYHRQNYQDKTVEIYVTDRVDKPEMQIIGIPKVGEQISMQCSAYHMCPATPPELSLIGFPETGQAHETQAQDVKWKTTLVQTWVIVEDQQTVSCRVRHPGGQEAQADITIQAECSVGEIITDPGPVEFLEGVVKNVTCSVFYTCSKQQPAIVWNYKDIPASSSTTKMAATKWKTVSSIMFIASMDDHGKTLTCTAQFPDGKRPMTSIDLHVKSTYMAYNY, from the exons ATGGAGCCATTTGCATGGGTGCTTCTATATGGAGTGTGTTTTCAAG GTGCCATATTTGGCGTTTCCTGGGCATGGAGTGTCACCGTGCCCAGAGAGATGGAGGGCATGGTAGGGTCCTGCCTGGTCATCCCCTGCAGATTTTCTTATAGCGAATACCCACCCAACGACAAGGGCAGAGTGGTCTGGTACCAATATGTCGACAGAGGATACCCTCTGGTGTGCGATCCAAAAAACCCAAATGAAGTCATCGAAAAGTTCAGGGGAAAAACCTCTTTATACGGATCACCTTACGAGGGAGACTGCAGCCTGAAGATCGACCCCCTGCACTGGGGTCACCAAGAGGAGAGGGTTTACCCCTGGGTGGACCCAGACTACATCACATATcgctattttaaattttatgacaaAGCGGTGAAAATCCGTGTACGAG ACAGAGTGGATAAACCAGAAATGCAGATTATTGGCATACCCAAGGTGGGAGAGCAAATCAGCGTGCAGTGCAGTGCGTACCACACGTGTCCGGCCACGCCCCCTGAACTGAGCCTGATTGGTTTTCCCGAGACGGGCCAGCCTCGTGAAACTCAAGCGCAAGACGTCAAGTGGAAAACCACGTTGGTGCAGACGTGGGTCATCGTTGAAGATCAACAGACTGTGTCTTGTCGTGTCCGGCATCCAGGAGGCCAGGAGGCCCAGGCGGACATCACCATCCAGGCCGAAT GTTCAGTTGGGGAGATCATTACTGATCCCGGCCCAGTGGAGTTCCTTGAAGGTGTGGTGAAGAACGTCACATGTTCTGTCTTTTACACCTGCTCTAAACAACAGCCGGCTATTGTGTGGAACTACAAGGACATTCCAGCCTCCAGCAGTACtacaaaaatggctgccactaAGTGGAAAACTGTATCCAGTATAATGTTCATTGCATCTATGGACGACCACGGTAAAACTCTGACCTGCACAGCTGAGTTTCCTGATGGGAAAAGGCCAATGGCCTCAATCGATTTACACGTGAAAA GGGCCATGTTTTCCCTGGGGTGGAGCTTCTCTATGCCCAGCCAGGTGACAGGCCTGCAGGGCTCGTGCCTGGTCATCCCCTGCCATTTTGAGTactcctccaccctgccctcTGACGTCAGTGTCATGTGGTACAAGTACACGCAAGTACACGGGGAGTACCCGGTGGTGTACAGCCCAGCACGCcctggtgatgtcatcagtgacTTCAGCGGGAAAACCTCTCTGTACGGATCTCCGAGTAACCGGAGCTGCAGCCTGAAAATTAACCCCGTCGAGATGAACCATCATAGACAGAGGCTTTACACCTGGGTGGACCCGAAGCCCATCTCCTCCTACCACAGACAGAACTATCAGGACAAGACCGTGGAGATTTACGTGACTG ACAGAGTGGATAAACCAGAAATGCAAATTATTGGCATACCCAAGGTGGGAGAGCAAATcagcatgcagtgcagtgcCTACCACATGTGTCCGGCCACGCCCCCTGAACTGAGCCTGATTGGTTTTCCCGAGACGGGCCAGGCTCATGAAACTCAAGCGCAAGACGTGAAGTGGAAAACCACGTTGGTGCAGACGTGGGTCATCGTTGAAGATCAACAGACTGTGTCTTGTCGTGTCCGGCATCCAGGAGGCCAGGAGGCCCAGGCGGACATCACCATCCAGGCCGAAT GTTCAGTTGGGGAGATCATTACTGATCCCGGCCCAGTGGAGTTCCTTGAAGGTGTGGTGAAGAACGTCACATGTTCTGTCTTTTACACCTGCTCTAAACAACAGCCAGCTATTGTGTGGAACTACAAGGACATTCCAGCCTCCAGCAGTACtacaaaaatggctgccactaAGTGGAAAACTGTATCCAGTATAATGTTCATTGCATCTATGGACGACCACGGTAAAACTCTGACCTGCACAGCTCAGTTTCCTGATGGGAAAAGGCCAATGACCTCAATCGATTTACACGTGAAAAGTACGTATATGGCAtacaattattaa
- the LOC135241099 gene encoding uncharacterized protein LOC135241099 isoform X2, giving the protein MVSQYQSKAACSPNNPCCILQVFRRIFNSAHMEPFAWVLLYGVCFQGAIFGVSWAWSVTVPREMEGMVGSCLVIPCRFSYSEYPPNDKGRVVWYQYVDRGYPLVCDPKNPNEVIEKFRGKTSLYGSPYEGDCSLKIDPLHWGHQEERVYPWVDPDYITYRYFKFYDKAVKIRVRDRVDKPEMQIIGIPKVGEQISVQCSAYHTCPATPPELSLIGFPETGQPRETQAQDVKWKTTLVQTWVIVEDQQTVSCRVRHPGGQEAQADITIQAECSVGEIITDPGPVEFLEGVVKNVTCSVFYTCSKQQPAIVWNYKDIPASSSTTKMAATKWKTVSSIMFIASMDDHGKTLTCTAEFPDGKRPMASIDLHVKRAMFSLGWSFSMPSQVTGLQGSCLVIPCHFEYSSTLPSDVSVMWYKYTQVHGEYPVVYSPARPGDVISDFSGKTSLYGSPSNRSCSLKINPVEMNHHRQRLYTWVDPKPISSYHRQNYQDKTVEIYVTDRVDKPEMQIIGIPKVGEQISMQCSAYHMCPATPPELSLIGFPETGQAHETQAQDVKWKTTLVQTWVIVEDQQTVSCRVRHPGGQEAQADITIQAECSVGEIITDPGPVEFLEGVVKNVTCSVFYTCSKQQPAIVWNYKDIPASSSTTKMAATKWKTVSSIMFIASMDDHGKTLTCTAQFPDGKRPMTSIDLHVKSTYMAYNY; this is encoded by the exons atggtgtccCAGTACCAGAGTAAAGCAGCGTGTAGCCCAAATAACCCTTGCTGTATTTTACAGGTTTTCAGGAGAATATTTAATTCAGCCCACATGGAGCCATTTGCATGGGTGCTTCTATATGGAGTGTGTTTTCAAG GTGCCATATTTGGCGTTTCCTGGGCATGGAGTGTCACCGTGCCCAGAGAGATGGAGGGCATGGTAGGGTCCTGCCTGGTCATCCCCTGCAGATTTTCTTATAGCGAATACCCACCCAACGACAAGGGCAGAGTGGTCTGGTACCAATATGTCGACAGAGGATACCCTCTGGTGTGCGATCCAAAAAACCCAAATGAAGTCATCGAAAAGTTCAGGGGAAAAACCTCTTTATACGGATCACCTTACGAGGGAGACTGCAGCCTGAAGATCGACCCCCTGCACTGGGGTCACCAAGAGGAGAGGGTTTACCCCTGGGTGGACCCAGACTACATCACATATcgctattttaaattttatgacaaAGCGGTGAAAATCCGTGTACGAG ACAGAGTGGATAAACCAGAAATGCAGATTATTGGCATACCCAAGGTGGGAGAGCAAATCAGCGTGCAGTGCAGTGCGTACCACACGTGTCCGGCCACGCCCCCTGAACTGAGCCTGATTGGTTTTCCCGAGACGGGCCAGCCTCGTGAAACTCAAGCGCAAGACGTCAAGTGGAAAACCACGTTGGTGCAGACGTGGGTCATCGTTGAAGATCAACAGACTGTGTCTTGTCGTGTCCGGCATCCAGGAGGCCAGGAGGCCCAGGCGGACATCACCATCCAGGCCGAAT GTTCAGTTGGGGAGATCATTACTGATCCCGGCCCAGTGGAGTTCCTTGAAGGTGTGGTGAAGAACGTCACATGTTCTGTCTTTTACACCTGCTCTAAACAACAGCCGGCTATTGTGTGGAACTACAAGGACATTCCAGCCTCCAGCAGTACtacaaaaatggctgccactaAGTGGAAAACTGTATCCAGTATAATGTTCATTGCATCTATGGACGACCACGGTAAAACTCTGACCTGCACAGCTGAGTTTCCTGATGGGAAAAGGCCAATGGCCTCAATCGATTTACACGTGAAAA GGGCCATGTTTTCCCTGGGGTGGAGCTTCTCTATGCCCAGCCAGGTGACAGGCCTGCAGGGCTCGTGCCTGGTCATCCCCTGCCATTTTGAGTactcctccaccctgccctcTGACGTCAGTGTCATGTGGTACAAGTACACGCAAGTACACGGGGAGTACCCGGTGGTGTACAGCCCAGCACGCcctggtgatgtcatcagtgacTTCAGCGGGAAAACCTCTCTGTACGGATCTCCGAGTAACCGGAGCTGCAGCCTGAAAATTAACCCCGTCGAGATGAACCATCATAGACAGAGGCTTTACACCTGGGTGGACCCGAAGCCCATCTCCTCCTACCACAGACAGAACTATCAGGACAAGACCGTGGAGATTTACGTGACTG ACAGAGTGGATAAACCAGAAATGCAAATTATTGGCATACCCAAGGTGGGAGAGCAAATcagcatgcagtgcagtgcCTACCACATGTGTCCGGCCACGCCCCCTGAACTGAGCCTGATTGGTTTTCCCGAGACGGGCCAGGCTCATGAAACTCAAGCGCAAGACGTGAAGTGGAAAACCACGTTGGTGCAGACGTGGGTCATCGTTGAAGATCAACAGACTGTGTCTTGTCGTGTCCGGCATCCAGGAGGCCAGGAGGCCCAGGCGGACATCACCATCCAGGCCGAAT GTTCAGTTGGGGAGATCATTACTGATCCCGGCCCAGTGGAGTTCCTTGAAGGTGTGGTGAAGAACGTCACATGTTCTGTCTTTTACACCTGCTCTAAACAACAGCCAGCTATTGTGTGGAACTACAAGGACATTCCAGCCTCCAGCAGTACtacaaaaatggctgccactaAGTGGAAAACTGTATCCAGTATAATGTTCATTGCATCTATGGACGACCACGGTAAAACTCTGACCTGCACAGCTCAGTTTCCTGATGGGAAAAGGCCAATGACCTCAATCGATTTACACGTGAAAAGTACGTATATGGCAtacaattattaa
- the LOC135241099 gene encoding uncharacterized protein LOC135241099 isoform X1, which translates to MTVQCSAYHTCRPRPPTLRLTVAGHTGTPKVYHTEVHEGKWKITMEMTWTLDNAHQTITCEVRHPFGQSASKTVSLKGQCSVTKVTINPSSEEFLEGVEKDVVCSVSYACQEQRPDLSWNYGGMKVSSEFKKRGSGSWESRSTLTFKAGASDHNQALKCTARFTNGQTQEGYITLKVKRAMFSLGWSFSMPSQVTGLQGSCLVIPCHFEYSSTLPSDVSVMWYKYTPGEYPVVYSPARPGDVISDFRGKTSLYGSPSDRSCSLKINPVEMNHHRQRLYTWVDPKPISSYHRQNYQDKTVEIYVTDRVDKPEMQIIGIPKVGEQISVQCSAYHTCPATPPELSLIGFPETGQPRETQAQDVKWKTTLVQTWVIVEDQQTVSCRVRHPGGQEAQADITIQAECSVGEIITDPGPVEFLEGVVKNVTCSVFYTCSKQQPAIVWNYKDIPASSSTTKMAATKWKTVSSIMFIASMDDHGKTLTCTAEFPDGKRPMASIDLHVKRAMFSLGWSFSMPSQVTGLQGSCLVIPCHFEYSSTLPSDVSVMWYKYTQVHGEYPVVYSPARPGDVISDFSGKTSLYGSPSNRSCSLKINPVEMNHHRQRLYTWVDPKPISSYHRQNYQDKTVEIYVTDRVDKPEMQIIGIPKVGEQISMQCSAYHMCPATPPELSLIGFPETGQAHETQAQDVKWKTTLVQTWVIVEDQQTVSCRVRHPGGQEAQADITIQAECSVGEIITDPGPVEFLEGVVKNVTCSVFYTCSKQQPAIVWNYKDIPASSSTTKMAATKWKTVSSIMFIASMDDHGKTLTCTAQFPDGKRPMTSIDLHVKSTYMAYNY; encoded by the exons ATGACCGTCCAGTGCAGCGCCTACCACACGTGCCGACCGCGTCCCCCAACATTGCGCCTGACCGTAGCGGGACATACTGGGACACCCAAAGTCTATCACACAGAAGTGCATGAAGGCAAGTGGAAAATCACCATGGAGATGACCTGGACATTAGACAACGCCCACCAAACCATCACTTGTGAAGTCAGACATCCCTTCGGCCAGAGCGCATCCAAAACCGTCAGCCTTAAGGGACAAT GTTCAGTGACAAAGGTCACTATAAATCCCAGTTCGGAGGAGTTCCTGGAAGGCGTGGAGAAGGACGTGGTCTGTTCCGTGTCCTACGCCTGCCAAGAGCAGCGTCCAGATCTGTCTTGGAATTATGGAGGCATGAAGGTCTCCAGCGAGTTTAAGAAACGAGGCAGTGGGAGCTGGGAAAGCCGGTCCACTTTGACATTCAAGGCAGGGGCCAGCGACCACAACCAAGCCCTGAAATGCACCGCAAGGTTCACCAATGGGCAAACTCAAGAGGGGTACATCACTCTGAAGGTGAAAA GGGCCATGTTTTCCCTGGGGTGGAGCTTCTCTATGCCCAGCCAGGTGACAGGCCTGCAGGGCTCGTGCCTGGTCATCCCCTGCCATTTTGAGTactcctccaccctgccctcTGACGTCAGTGTCATGTGGTACAAGTACACGCCCGGGGAGTACCCGGTGGTGTACAGCCCAGCGCGCcctggtgatgtcatcagtgacTTCAGAGGGAAAACCTCTCTGTACGGATCTCCGAGTGACCGGAGCTGCAGCCTGAAAATTAACCCCGTCGAGATGAACCATCATAGACAGAGGCTTTACACCTGGGTGGACCCGAAGCCCATCTCCTCCTACCACAGACAGAACTATCAGGACAAGACCGTGGAGATTTACGTGACTG ACAGAGTGGATAAACCAGAAATGCAGATTATTGGCATACCCAAGGTGGGAGAGCAAATCAGCGTGCAGTGCAGTGCGTACCACACGTGTCCGGCCACGCCCCCTGAACTGAGCCTGATTGGTTTTCCCGAGACGGGCCAGCCTCGTGAAACTCAAGCGCAAGACGTCAAGTGGAAAACCACGTTGGTGCAGACGTGGGTCATCGTTGAAGATCAACAGACTGTGTCTTGTCGTGTCCGGCATCCAGGAGGCCAGGAGGCCCAGGCGGACATCACCATCCAGGCCGAAT GTTCAGTTGGGGAGATCATTACTGATCCCGGCCCAGTGGAGTTCCTTGAAGGTGTGGTGAAGAACGTCACATGTTCTGTCTTTTACACCTGCTCTAAACAACAGCCGGCTATTGTGTGGAACTACAAGGACATTCCAGCCTCCAGCAGTACtacaaaaatggctgccactaAGTGGAAAACTGTATCCAGTATAATGTTCATTGCATCTATGGACGACCACGGTAAAACTCTGACCTGCACAGCTGAGTTTCCTGATGGGAAAAGGCCAATGGCCTCAATCGATTTACACGTGAAAA GGGCCATGTTTTCCCTGGGGTGGAGCTTCTCTATGCCCAGCCAGGTGACAGGCCTGCAGGGCTCGTGCCTGGTCATCCCCTGCCATTTTGAGTactcctccaccctgccctcTGACGTCAGTGTCATGTGGTACAAGTACACGCAAGTACACGGGGAGTACCCGGTGGTGTACAGCCCAGCACGCcctggtgatgtcatcagtgacTTCAGCGGGAAAACCTCTCTGTACGGATCTCCGAGTAACCGGAGCTGCAGCCTGAAAATTAACCCCGTCGAGATGAACCATCATAGACAGAGGCTTTACACCTGGGTGGACCCGAAGCCCATCTCCTCCTACCACAGACAGAACTATCAGGACAAGACCGTGGAGATTTACGTGACTG ACAGAGTGGATAAACCAGAAATGCAAATTATTGGCATACCCAAGGTGGGAGAGCAAATcagcatgcagtgcagtgcCTACCACATGTGTCCGGCCACGCCCCCTGAACTGAGCCTGATTGGTTTTCCCGAGACGGGCCAGGCTCATGAAACTCAAGCGCAAGACGTGAAGTGGAAAACCACGTTGGTGCAGACGTGGGTCATCGTTGAAGATCAACAGACTGTGTCTTGTCGTGTCCGGCATCCAGGAGGCCAGGAGGCCCAGGCGGACATCACCATCCAGGCCGAAT GTTCAGTTGGGGAGATCATTACTGATCCCGGCCCAGTGGAGTTCCTTGAAGGTGTGGTGAAGAACGTCACATGTTCTGTCTTTTACACCTGCTCTAAACAACAGCCAGCTATTGTGTGGAACTACAAGGACATTCCAGCCTCCAGCAGTACtacaaaaatggctgccactaAGTGGAAAACTGTATCCAGTATAATGTTCATTGCATCTATGGACGACCACGGTAAAACTCTGACCTGCACAGCTCAGTTTCCTGATGGGAAAAGGCCAATGACCTCAATCGATTTACACGTGAAAAGTACGTATATGGCAtacaattattaa